A stretch of DNA from Excalfactoria chinensis isolate bCotChi1 chromosome 19, bCotChi1.hap2, whole genome shotgun sequence:
AGACTGCAAATGAAACATCCATTTCTCATACAGGCAGCTCCTTTCTTTGCTAAGAAGTACTGTCACAAGTTTGGGTCCATGTAGGTGTCCAAAGAGGAAGCtcataaataattattttctgctctgaCACTCAAAATACCTCCACAACCTCCCATTTCCTAACCACAATCTCATCTCATAAGCAGTGCTCTCATTTTGGAGGTAAAAGTGCAATCATGTGAAACAGAGGTGCAAACTGTGCTTGCACAGCAAAGCTGAGCTTCTGGCAAATAAGCCAGGAGGTGGAAAAAGAGGTTATGCagacttctgtgttttgtggaGATTTACTGGGCACTAAAACCCAGTCAAACTGCACAGCTCACAGAGAGAGAGGGGTTTGGAGCACTGTGCAATCTAATTTTAAATGTTACAAAAGCACGTGCCAAGAAGTGTCAAAACTCTCTCCACACCTTCAGCAAAGATTCCCATAAGGAAGGACCACATTTTGCTTCTAGTTGTGTCTATCAAAGTTTTGAACTGATCCGATTCTTGGTAGTGTGTACTTACAccagaaaaacactgtttcttcgaaagaaacagaaaagaaacagctcgTTACCTATTCTTCATGTCTGTGGGACTGTGGTGCCAGCAACACTGATGCAGAAGGAAACCATTTTCATTAGCTGCTAAAACAGCAgaagtttgttttgctttggctgcagTGTCCTTCTGACTCCCACGCAGGAAATATTCATGCAGTATTACACACGGACGGAACATGTCCAGTTCCTGGAAGCCCAACTACAAGAAACTGTAGTCCATTTTAGAAGCTATGCTGATCTTGAATTATGAAAGTGAGAGAtagtttgctttcatttgtaaCCCTGAGCTACAATTCTTGAgttcttttcttgcattttcctTAGACTTCCAGCTGACCTTTGGCAAAATACACCCTTTCAATGTGTCCTTCACCTCTAAAACAAAGATCATGACCAAGTGCTGAAAGAACTAGCCCTTACTGTTACTTCACAGACAGCTTCCTACATATACGAAGATACCTCTGAGGGGGAAATTCACTCTTGCTGGCTTCTATGAACTGGCCACATCACTAAGCACATTCACAAGAGCTTAAGGTTGTTTTATTTGCACTTTCATTGCAAGGAGAAAGAATTTTATTTACCAAATGCTTTTCCCAATGCAGTAAGTTAGAGGGTTTCTCAATCAGCACATGGAACTTATGTATAAAAGACAAGAGGTTAAGCAACATTGCAGTGCCCAATGGACCATCTGGTGAACATTAGGATTGTCAATAAATCACAATGGCATCAGTTCATCaagaaaattccatttcaaaccactgatgaaaaaaaaaggatgggaAAAAACTCACAAAAATTggtattttcatcttttatagAAACAGGAGCATTAAACAACTTTAATCTAATTTCACTTGCTTTATTGGTTCTCTTCTGATGACCACAAGGCTTCACATAGTGAATGTTCAGCCTTTTGTCTCGCACAGAAAAGCACAATGAAATAACTTGGTGCATCATCACAGGAGAAGCTCATCTTTCATTCTAGTCTTTTTCCTCACCATGGGTGATAACATAACAGAGGTTCTTATAGTCAAGATTACCAGAGACATCTGGAGGGAAAGCAGCAAACATCTGGTTGATCTGCCAAGCAAACAGGAGATAAGTGTTACCAACACGGGACTGCAGGACAGCAACAAGTACTGCTTCTCCTTTTCAGTCCAGTTCAGCTCCCTTCTGGCCTCATTTGTTAATTACTATGGAAAAACTTTCTGTAGtttcagtaaaactgaaagaggagTTAGGGCAAAACTACGTAACACAGTCCTGTTCAAATCAAAGTTCTGTATCAAATAGCTCTTCCTAAAGTCCAGATAAGCCCTGACTAAGTAATGTATTCCAGTCTGTACCCCAATCTGGTCCTGCCATGAACAAACTCCACTcaatcttttcttctgaaaagaaagttcCCCTAAATTCCTCCCAGCCATCAGAATCCATGTTCAGTCTCACACAAACCATGAAGTCAGTGCCTCCTATCCCTCCTTTCAGAACTCATTTcagatttcaaacaaaataactctcacagaaatggaaaacagatcaCAGTCCCCACCCAAATACATTTGAACTCTAGTAAATTCATTGCCCAGCTCACCATAGGAAGGAACAGCAAGAGATAGGCCATGCTTACACTTGGATGGAAGTCCAAAGAATCTGTTTGACTTTGGTTTAGCCATGGAACTATTAACAAGAGATGCTTTGAATTGTTCCTAATTGCTAAAGCTGGCATCAGCCTTCTCTCAGACTGGATTTGAGCTGTATTCATGCATTTAAAGAGGGGCAAATGCTGGAGAGACATCCCAGTTTTGAGTAAGGCAGAAGGTCCTTACCTCTTCTTGACTGAACCGGTCTGCTTGTGTCATAAGCATTTCTTTGATGCTgtgcaaataaaatgaaataacctGATTAAAGGGTGATAATGGCACATGACAATTCAGATGGCGAGGTCCTTCCTGAAGTTGCATGAAAGGAAATCTGTGTGACTGCATAAATTGGAGCTGTTAATCCTTATATGATATTGTAAGAGATTTTCTGCGGGCACCCATCAGTGTCAGTGCCTCGCTCTGCCaacttattttgcttttgtgacATTTTATAGAGGTTTAAAATTGTTTCAGGTTATTACTCTAATTGTAATAGAGTAATTTTTTATGCTTATCTTAACCTAAAATGGTACATTTTCTCACTTGCTCTTTAAAGTTTGGATCActtaacaaaaccaaaagagagaatattttctgtaaaatctGAGGATGAAAGGAACAGAGcatgaaataagaaagaagactTGAAAGAGAACTCCAACAGCTATTCCAAATCATCATCTGAGAGTCCCTTTAtttgcatgcagttattcccaGAGGAGACTGTGAAACTGTGTGAGACCTGTTGTATTTCACAGTGCAAGATCTTGATCTGGAGTTACAGAACTGTAACAAGGAGCTTATCCACACACAATCTGCATTCTATGCAATTGCatcaaagagaatattttgggGACAGATCCTCAGCTGATTTACCCTCTGTTTTCAAACCCATTGTAGAAACTCAGTTAaacatgtaatttttttaaacctaATTGCATAGGTGAATAGGAATGTCAATCCAACCCCTTTGGACAGAATGACTGCATCACTTATTTGGAAGGgtagaaagagaaaacaggaaaaggaaggttCTGGGTAATGTATAAGAGCCTTACCCACAAGGCCAAGCATGGAAATATTCTGGTAAGTTCTGGAAAATACTCTGAAGTCACAGAGAGCTTAAGATGCcctgtatgttttctttgcagtaCTTTCCCATGCTTCTCACTTAGCAAAGTCTTTCTTCACCTCTTCCTCTCATATTGCCATTTCTGTCTTGTTGTGCTGGTATTTGTTATATGACTGCATTTCTTGATGTGGAACTCCTAAATGATCACTGGATGGGGGAACAGAGAGGTGATTCTCATCGATGTAAATTGATCATTGGATGTATGTGTGCTGGAGCAAAACAGCATCAGTAAATATAAAAGGAAGTGTGATCCAGGAAGGAGCTTGGTGAATAGAAGGAAGCACTTATAGCACTTTTGTTAGAAGTCACAGTAAACTTCATCAGAAACAGGACTGAATTAAAAAGAGATCTGGGCGTGATGTATCTTCTACTTACATGCTTGAAGTATTTAGGGGAAAAGATCAAATATCTAATTATAATGTTCTGATGCATAGCCCAGCAGGCTCTGGCACACTCACAAGGAAGAAGGACTGAGTTAAGGATCTATGcacattttccattatttattttataggGAAATGAACGCTCACCATTTCCAAAGCAAGAGATTatgaacttttttctttctttatgtatcttgttttcttttttaaagactacttgtttctaaaaaaaaaaaataaattaattaaaaaaatcaaagtctTCTGTGCAAAAAGGATTCATTTGCCTTGTTGTGGTTGTCTAAATGCTATCTCTTGTCCTGCCTGACTACAATTCCTTCTCCAGTTGTGAATATTTTGTTGCCTCcttgtattttcaaaacattttcccttgtaAAAGCTCTGGGACACTTTGTTATTCCCCTGGGATTTCCCTTCACACATTGTTTTCTCTGGAAGAAAGCAGGTGAGTTAGAGcaagcagtgctctgcagctaTGATGAGAAATGTTCCCAGCTCAACCAGAGCAATCTCCAAAGAACCTGAATGTGTTTATGCTCTCTGGGTCCATTTTCATCTGGTACAAATCTGTAAAGTTTTATTGGCATCAGCATTAGAAACAGTTGATGTTGGCGTGACTCACTTTGTCCAATGAATGGCATTTAGAACTGAATCATCTAAcctttccaaaagcaatgccagTTTATACCAGCTGAGAATCTGATCTAAAacgctttttctttttgacatcATGCTAGAGGAAGGACTTTATGTGTGGTATAATGATGCAGACAAACATAGTCTGTCATTGAATTTGGAAGTGAGTTATAAACTCCCGAAGCTTCTGGAAAGGTTAGAAGGCTCCATCCCAGCTACCATCAGATGGACTAAGTGAGTCATTTCCAGACTGGAGGTGAAAACACGCAGAGGGAAGAGCCATAAAAATCCCCAGAAGGATGTTAACTCCATGGACATAAAAAGAAGTTCTGATTAAAAGGTCAGTGTGACTGTTTTAGGAGAAGAACATTCCAGgagtattatttctttttcatatggagaaatattatttattagcattaACTGTCATATTGAAAGGGCTGCATGAGCCAAcgtaaaaaatatttcaaaacctTCAAATGTCTAAATTTTGGAAGCAAATGAATAGAAATTAAACCTCAAAGACATTCATGGAATTGATTTAATGGTTTGCTCTGTAATGATCAACAATACCCTCGGGTCTAATAAGTAAACATTATGCTCTGTTGTGGTGATGAACTGAAACAATTGTCTAATGTTAGCAGTGTAATGGGGGTGGGAACAAGGTTGACCTTTTccattaagttaaaaaaaaagtatttttctctcatcttcATTTTGGAGTGTGATACTGCATTCCTAATTTGCCCCAAACTCCAACTGACTTCCAGCATCTGAGGAATGCAGAACTGGATGCAGGGTGGCAAGCTGCACATTTTGTATGCGGGACATTGTTACAGATAGTGGTGGGAAATGCAACATTTCATGGGTTTTGTATCATCAGAACATTGTATTTCATGGTTGTGATTTCACTACCGTGTGATCTGGCCTATTAGACAGCAGGCTACATTTTATTCTGTTCGTGTTTGAGTCGCTTCTGGTGTGTTACCAAGAGCGTTCTTCCCATGCTATTTGATAACATGAACCTCAAAGCTATCAGAACAACTGTTAACCCTCTGTTCCTTCCTGTTTTTTACTACATCCACTTGTTGCATCTTGATTTAATTAATGTGGGTGTCCTTTAGTGAAAATATTGTCTCTTAGCTTTGCTTTTTCACACTGCTTACCATAACATGGACTCCAAAATATCCATAATAGGGCTCTCCTACCCACAGGGAATTAAGTGCcagtgtaattaaaaaaaaagccatattGGTAATGGAAGGAAATACTGTACATGATTTTCCTACCTTTAACTAACTTCATGAGACACTGATAATTGCAGGTTATGTACTGGAACACTCCACCTCAGGTGTGCTGGTGACAGGCTCAGTTTTCATTTACCTTATTGTGACATTAACAGAGTTCTTTGATGCAAATAGGATTTTCTAACCCATGGGTCCCTAGTAAGATTCTTGCACAAATTATGCTTTAGCAAACTTACCTGAACTGGCTGCCACAGTAATGGGATAGTCCCCAAATTCACCATGGTATTAGGGCATGTGCATAAATCAAGGCACATAAAGCATTTCACCAGGGCCATGGGTCAGGATTCCTCATACACTGCCCTGATTTGATATCATTTATCTCATTTACCTGAATGTCTGCTCACACCATTTGGAGCGTATAAGAAGGATTTACATTTGTGCAATTAGCACTTCGAGTCCTTTCACCCCACTCTCTTGGTTTAACAGGTTATGAATACAAATGAGGTCCTGCCTCCTAATTTAAATAATAGCTATATTGATAATAGTTGCCATATTATTTATAGCATTATTTGCTTTGGCTCTCAGCATATCTAGTGGAAATTTACAGTAAATTCTTGTCTAGAAGCAGAAGGCTCAAACAGTAAACATATAACAAGTAAAATGTTGTTACTAAAACCACGGCCCAGAGTTAATTAAATTGatcactttttaaaaagggGGACTAGATTTCCCATTTCAGTGAAGCGCTCTGACAGTCAGGCACCagacattcattttatttttacatatggAGTTAATCTACAAAGAGTCATGTGTTGATTTATATCCAGACCTTCAAAAAAAGGCTATCTAATGGCCTACATGTGATTATATTTCCGTTGCCTCTTGCAACGTCTGAAGACAATAACATCTCTTTTTAGTATACAAATACATTTGTACAATAGTCCAGTCTTTTTAACTCTGGCTTACAAAGCCTGCCTGTCTcttaaaatactgtgaaaaaaatatatagcttTTAAGGAGTTCTTTAAACTTgtgatatttattattattaataataatattttaaaagacctTGAAAGAAACTTACTAGTCTGCCTTTATGTGGCCTTTTCCTTCTGGGTCGAAAATCTTAAAAGCATTCAGAATGGTTTCTTCTGGGTCCGTGCCTAAAATTAATGAAAGATAATTTAGGAGCCTGGGTTATCTATATCTGCTGAATACTTGCTATGTAATAATTGCATTCACTGGAGAACACAGCGAAATGGAGAATTCTGCAGTTGTAGGTTTGCAGACAAAGGTTCCTTAAGTCGGCAGCATTTGTCATGTCAGATAAACAATAGAGGTGAATAGTTCAGTGCTCAgaagctttaaaataataactcATATATATTCTGTGTCTGCAGGAGAGAAAACTTCCAGGAACTGGTCTCCAATATCACTACCCAGAGGATTAGtggctttcagaaatgaaaatataacaaACTGTTTCCCTCACTGGCTTCCTTTAATCCTGTACTGAATGTTCCTTGCAAAAACACTTTTTGATGTTACTTGTTCTTCACTATATAGAGAAGAGCTTACTTCTCTCACTAAATAGAGCTCAACATAGAATCCTTGTATCAATGGAATGCAATGGAAGCAGGATGATCAATGTGAAATGGTAACCGTCTCTTACGTTCTGTAGCACACTTCCACTTAAGCATCTCTTTACAGCAACACAGTAAGTGTTATTTGTATGAACAGGATGGTTTAAAGCACTGGACTGTGGCTCCAAGACTTTGCCTCTGCTTATAGCTGGGCCACAAACTTTTGGTATAACTTTAATTTCTCTGTTCCTCTGCTCTCAGCAATAAAGTGAAAGTAAgagtcttcattttctttcattctttatcTGTCCCATCTATTTAGagtgcaaaataaatcaataaataaatagatagataaataaaaatgcatcaaaaaTAGCTTTCACAGTGCCTTTATCTTGACTGGGATTTTTGGCTGTTCTATAATACTGTAGATTCTGTATATagattatatataatataaatcaTTCATAACTTCAGGAAACCAAATTTACAGGCTGGTACGTTGACACATGAAGTTATTTGGGATACTGAAATGGTGAAAATGTGATATAAAAACAAAGGGTTAGTACCCAAAGAATCCATTACTATTTAAATTTATGTTGCA
This window harbors:
- the MYL10 gene encoding myosin regulatory light chain 10, coding for MFEQTQIQEFKEAFTIMDQNRDGFIDKADLRDTFAALGRLNVKNEELEDMVKEAPGPINFTVFLTMFGEKLKGTDPEETILNAFKIFDPEGKGHIKADYIKEMLMTQADRFSQEEINQMFAAFPPDVSGNLDYKNLCYVITHGEEKD